The following coding sequences lie in one Drosophila sulfurigaster albostrigata strain 15112-1811.04 chromosome 2R, ASM2355843v2, whole genome shotgun sequence genomic window:
- the LOC133837881 gene encoding probable serine/threonine-protein kinase DDB_G0282963 isoform X2, which produces MLLLLLAFIMRFVDISKVQRRQRCPACATAGVDCCPHIDDNGNTMPCWQHVAVTSNSSSTSSGCDSSSSSKENYYAPQQQQQQQQQKQQRQQHNSNMGLTPQQLQQIRYYQHMQQHQLQLLQQQLLQRRRLQQQLREQGVVLPKTTAAATTTTTAGLTCNQQYLMQQRLQQQQQQLQYVNNNNDNDYLNNNNNNRNKNNINYNRNNYNNNNHNNSNTQGLKLRRGMTEFSTNIDNHNISNINSSSHINNHNEHHYNTSLSKPLSKQNSPATHTPYKNKNHTPSQHPHLLLNLTQQQQQQLLPVGGVKQYNGNTAAYNTILASVSGPGSAPQSPLHYRKPLNSPNNSLFAAHATTAGKRYQQQQLNDRLLQQQHLQYCQQQQLQQLQQELKDDGERDASLASEAEELSEESLKQNVAIVLSNLDRYNSALRSIILNEQVSNISSVITHSNSNSLFLDDDCDYDELDNNNFVWNAGNQQHQQQQQQFGQQQQQGQKMAATNVATPESDYNSNATTPGGRSNEPVQQQQHGVGGMMLCGVNGGGGGILGSVSAVGGGGNVGGNNINCSLASSQDFTHDNSDYQWFLDYGYRDCCGGLQRSVLSSLYYDDLAMNLDANLAEADMESFRTEDIHSLLSQLPAYCKSLGGVNSRLQQSLIFQQQQQQQQQQQQQQQQQQSNMMCNMQQMSHNMSQTSTTSTNELIDNSFCKSELLFSPVKESHISVDSLDMDAYPDEGDIILTCNKDNYTIAFEGSVLYSDDSFYAEPCDIAARNKQNCINLHSNLDDIVKRNKALEVSMSRSAQSFQLLCQSPNRAPNKAQLQRYPSGNNNNDGTATETITLTRHMPQCSVRKSNSLPNLQRAIALSDRLQREREQQQQQLQSGSGEQDEDQSGPLNVSQAISTSTMESCTSRSRNLLPMCQMPISISVSISERLQQEQQQQSTDQSEQHKELVNAATPTPQQSQHQQHQHHHHHSHRHKHRCSCALSSSAASQAHISGSASSGNSNPAAFNLVKLFIKQKSSSSSTGAPDEAQACALTSMDVSSGCWPSSDAAGSSCSSSSLEKRLRKKSMNDSGKGSAVSRHEDDEHYDEAEAASTPKRQLRTRCDAVFYDDGASSSSTGSLTATNSPAHRRRSVPLRNPQLYQLAANTQTQTSTQCSQHSSEASNSEQLTQVPLGAKSRRPLSCASSSEMITRSMQTSCGSLSTTRSSLSERYKCVPPSFLAKLHNLGEQREAPIYVIYPNYALPDLGFVKTNTSTEVIFSPFNYKMTLENAGGISSSSGSLKKQRSSQSINEQEMFKTLDYKHIADWHSLATLLPVEYRRRLQHIPEVRQISGQLDAELSQRPLFCMSPPIRRNRSNVCDCAKNLQQQQTQQTMDEASSSGSSQPPSSGYRGSSTLLTDSEMDADPLKQMYVYQYEQQRMDSGAEMSPASRQSSQPHTPSHPMPRSILRKANSTQARSKRNSMIEAKQTQQLTKLEKRRSLQEPPYNYALGSTDELAEVFEEEEHAVQTQPPTKQRLSRKDLDARARAENFLASLPRSELKYYAEIASILESSGEQVQYDAAALKKEVSRVLSQQKKVSFNDVAAATESELQQQQHAKRFSTPPNSPNISIAALQRRETLDVQEQRKIETNRFKRLQIQWELMSKDSSMLKELASEHATKSGGSTPTSTNSTVSNSAQKSRIPRPVSYPAGRSPRSSVTNMNPSPARVAVTAAAKANVTPTRAPKTVTTKSKNSPANLSSSPQICRVSSAQDAASSGKCSTRSPSRIVQPKRYSLAGPPSANPTATTPTSAGRARTPISRAGSAATAPNTPKRQSVAQSSRPTSRVR; this is translated from the exons atgttgttgcttcttttaGCGTTCATCATGAGATTCGTAGACATTTCCAAAGTGCAACGACGGCAACGTTGCCCGGCCTGCGCCACAGCTGGCGTTGATTGCTGCCCCCACATCGATGACAACGGCAACACAATGCCTTgctggcaacatgttgctgtcaccagcaacagcagcagcaccagcagcggCTGTGACAGCAGCAGTTCTTCCAAGGAGAACTATTATGcaccccaacaacaacaacagcagcaacaacaaaaacagcagcgacaacagcacaATAGCAACATGGGCCTAACACcgcagcaattgcagcagatACGTTACTATCAACacatgcagcagcatcaattgcagttgctgcaacaacagttgctgcagcGACGACGCCTACAACAGCAATTACGCGAACAGGGCGTCGTGTTGcccaaaacaacagcagcagcaacaacaacaacaactgcaggcTTGACTTGCAATCAACAGTATTTAATGCAACAACgcctgcagcaacaacaacagcagctacaatatgtcaacaacaataatgacaaTGATtatttgaacaacaacaataacaatcgcaacaaaaacaacattaattACAACAGaaacaattacaataacaacaaccacaacaacagcaacactcaAG GATTAAAACTTCGACGTGGCATGACAGAATTCTCAACAAATATCGATAAccacaacatcagcaacatcaacagtaGCAGCCACATCAACAACCATAACGAACATCACTACAATACATCGCTATCTAAACCGCTATCTAAACAAAACTCACCCGCAACTCATACGCCatataagaataaaaatcACACCCCATCACAGCATCCCCATCTGCTTTTAAACTTaacccaacagcaacagcaacaactgttgccAGTCGGTGGTGTTAAGCAATACAACGGCAACACGGCTGCATACAACACAATCTTGGCCAGCGTCAGCGGCCCCGGGTCGGCACCACAGTCCCCGCTGCACTATCGAAAGCCCCTCAATAGCCCCAACAATTCGCTGTTTGCTGCACATGCAACAACGGCTGGCAAACGctatcagcaacagcagctgaacgATCgcctgttgcagcagcaacacttgcaatattgccagcagcagcagctgcaacaactgcaacaggaGCTCAAGGATGATGGTGAGCGGGATGCCAGTTTAGCCTCCGAAGCCGAGGAACTGAGCGAAGAGAGCCTCAAACAGAATGTGGCCATTGTGCTGAGCAATTTGGATCGCTATAACAGCGCCCTGCGTAGCATTATATTAAACGAGCAGGtgagcaacatcagcagcgtGATCAcacacagcaatagcaacagttTGTTCCTTGACGACGATTGCGATTACGACGAGCTGGACAACAATAACTTTGTGTGGAACGCCGGcaatcagcaacatcaacaacagcaacagcaatttgggcagcagcaacaacaggggCAAAAAATGGCGGCAACAAATGTGGCAACACCCGAATCCGATTACAACAGCAATGCAACAACGCCTGGTGGCCGCAGCAATGAGCCtgtccagcagcagcagcatgggGTAGGTGGTATGATGCTTTGTGGTGTCaatggtggtggtggtggtatACTTGGTAGCGTCTCAgctgttggtggtggtggtaATGTTGGTGGCAACAATATTAATTGTTCGCTGGCCTCGTCGCAAGATTTTACTCACGACAATTCCGATTATCAGTGGTTCCTGGACTACGGTTACCGGGATTGTTGCGGCGGTCTACAGCGCAGCGTACTCAGCTCCCTTTACTACGATGATTTGGCCATGAATTTGGATGCCAATCTCGCCGAGGCGGACATGGAGAGTTTCCGGACTGAGGACATACATTCGCTGCTTTCACAATTGCCCGCTTATTGCAAGAGTCTGGGCGGTGTTAACAGTCGTCTGCAACAATCATTGATAttccaacaacagcagcagcaacaacaacagcagcagcagcaacaacagcagcaacagagcaacaTGATGTGCAACATGCAGCAGATGTCGCACAACATGTCGCAAAcctcaacaacatcaacaaatgAGCTCATCGACAACTCCTTCTGCAAATCGGAGTTGCTCTTCTCACCGGTCAAGGAGTCGCACATCTCAGTGGACTCTCTAGATATGGATGCGTATCCCGACGAGGGCGACATTATACTCACCTGCAACAAGGACAACTATACCATCGCATTCGAGGGCAGCGTTCTCTACTCCGACGACAGTTTCTACG CGGAACCATGCGACATTGCAGCGAGAAACAAACAGAACTGCATCAATCTGCACAGCAATCTGGATGACATTGTGAAGCGTAACAAGGCCCTGGAGGTATCCATGTCACGATCGGCACAATCCTTTCAGCTGCTCTGCCAGTCGCCCAATCGGGCCCCAAATAAAGCTCAGCTGCAACG GTATCCGtcgggcaacaacaacaacgatggcaCAGCGACGGAAACAATCACACTCACACGCCACATGCCGCAATGCAGCGTAAGGAAGAGCAATAGCCTGCCGAATCTGCAGCGTGCGATTGCGTTGAGCGATCGTCTGCAGCGAGAgcgcgagcagcagcaacaacagctacagaGTGGGAGTGGCGAACAGGACGAGGATCAGTCGGGACCACTGAATGTGTCGCAGGCCATAAGCACATCGACCATGGAGTCGTGCACGTCGCGTTCCCGTAACCTATTGCCCATGTGCCAGATGCCCATTTCGATCAGTGTGTCCATATCAGAGCGCttgcaacaagagcagcagcagcagtcaacaGATCAGTCGGAGCAGCACAAAGAGCTGGTGAATGcagcgacgccaacgccaCAACAGtcgcagcatcagcaacaccaacatcatcatcatcattcgcATCGGCACAAGCATCGCTGCAGCTGCGCTTTGTCCTCGTCGGCTGCATCGCAAGCACACATCTCCGGCTCGGCGTCGTCGGGCAACTCCAATCCGGCCGCCTTCAATCTAGTCAAGCTATTCATTAAgcagaagagcagcagcagcagcaccggCGCCCCAGACGAGGCACAAGCCTGTGCTCTGACCAGCATGGACGTCTCCTCCGGTTGTTGGCCCTCCAGCGATGCCGCCGgctccagctgcagcagcagctccctGGAGAAGCGTTTGCGCAAGAAGAGCATGAATGACTCGGGCAAGGGTTCGGCGGTGAGTCGGCACGAGGACGATGAGCACTACGATGAGGCGGAGGCAGCGTCTACGCCGAAGCGTCAGTTGCGCACACGTTGCGATGCAGTGTTCTACGATGATGGCGCCAGTTCTAGTTCGACGGGATCATTGACGGCCACCAATTCGCCGGCCCATCGGAGACGCAGCGTGCCACTGCGGAATCCCCAACTGTATCAGCTGGCGGCCAACACACAGACGCAGACGTCAACGCAATGCAGCCAACATTCGTCGGAGGCCAGCAATTCGGAGCAGCTGACTCAGGTGCCACTCGGCGCCAAGTCACGACGTCCACTGTCGTGCGCCTCCAGCTCGGAGATGATAACCCGCTCGATGCAGACATCGTGCGGCTCGTTGAGCACCACACGCAGCAGTCTGAGTGAGCGATACAAGTGTGTGCCGCCCTCGTTTCTGGCAAAGCTGCACAACCTGGGCGAGCAGCGTGAGGCACCCATCTATGTCATCTATCCGAACTATGCGCTGCCCGATCTCGGCTTTGTGAAGACCAACACCAGCACCGAGGTTATCTTCTCGCCGTTCAACTATAAGATGACACTGGAGAATGCTGGCGGCATTTCCAGCTCGAGTGGTTCGCTGAAGAAGCAACGCAGCAGCCAGAGCATCAATGAGCAGGAAATGTTCAAGACATTAGACTACAAGCACATTGCGGACTGGCATTCTCTGGCTACGCTGCTGCCCGTGGAGTATCGCCGGCGATTGCAACACATTCCTGAGGTGCGACAGATATCCGGGCAACTGGATGCGGAGCTGTCGCAGCGACCACTCTTCTGTATGTCGCCGCCCATTCGCCGCAATCGGTCGAATGTATGCGATTGTGCCAAgaacttgcagcagcagcagacccAACAGACCATGGATGAGGCATCCAGTTCGGGTTCTAGTCAACCCCCCAGCTCCGGCTATCGTGGCTCGTCCACGCTGCTCACCGACTCCGAAATGGATGCCGATCCGCTCAAGCAAATGTACGTGTATCAGTATGAGCAACAGCGCATGGATTCGGGTGCAGAGATGAGCCCGGCCAGCCGACAGTCGAGTCAGCCGCACACTCCATCGCATCCCATGCCGCGCAGCATTCTACGCAAAGCGAACTCGACGCAGGCGCGATCCAAGCGTAACTCCATGATTGAGGCCAAGCAAACGCAGCAGCTGACCAAGCTGGAGAAGCGTCGCAGTCTACAGGAGCCGCCCTACAACTATGCGCTCGGCTCCACGGACGAGCTGGCCGAGGTCTTTGAAGAGGAGGAGCATGCGGTGCAGACACAGCCGCCAACGAAGCAGCGATTGTCGCGCAAGGATCTCGATGCGCGTGCCAGGGCTGAGAATTTCCTCGCTTCATTGCCGCGTTCCGAGCTCAAGTATTACGCGGAGATTGCGTCGATTCTAGAGTCTTCCGGTGAGCAGGTGCAATACGATGCGGCGGCACTCAAGAAGGAGGTCAGTCGTGTACTTAGCCAGCAGAAGAAGGTGTCATTTAACGACGTTGCAGCCGCAACCGAGTCggagctgcaacagcagcagcacgccAAACGCTTCTCAACGCCGCCCAATTCGCCGAACATTTCCATTGCGGCGCTGCAGCGACGCGAGACATTGGATGTGCAGGAGCAGCGCAAGATTGAGACGAATCGCTTCAAGCGGCTGCAGATCCAATGGGAGCTGATGAGCAAGGATTCCAGCATGCTCAAAGAGTTGGCCAGTGAGCATGCAACCAAAAGTGGTGGCTCCACGCCCACGTCAACCAACTCGACGGTTTCCAATTCAGCACAAAAGTCGCGCATACCACGCCCAGTTAGCTATCCAGCGGGAAG AAGTCCTCGGTCCAGTGTCACCAATATGAATCCCTCTCCTGCTCGTGTCGCAGTCACGGCCGCGGCCAAAGCCAACGTCACACCGACACGTGCACCAAAGACTGTCACAACGAAATCTAAAAATTCGCCCGCTAATCTTTCCTCCTCCCCACAAATCTGCAGAGTCAGCAGCGCACAGGATGCAGCTAGCAGTGGCAAGTGCAGCACTCGATCGCCCAGTCGCATTGTGCAACCGAAACGTTATAGTCTCGCCGGCCCGCCATCAGCAAACCCAACAGCAACCACTCCCACATCTGCTGGTCGTGCACGCACACCAATAAGTCGAGCTGGATCCGCGGCGACCGCACCGAATACACCCAAAAGACAGAGTGTCGCCCAGTCATCCAG ACCGACTTCAAGAGTGCGTTAG
- the LOC133837881 gene encoding uncharacterized protein LOC133837881 isoform X4: MLLLLLAFIMRFVDISKVQRRQRCPACATAGVDCCPHIDDNGNTMPCWQHVAVTSNSSSTSSGCDSSSSSKENYYAPQQQQQQQQQKQQRQQHNSNMGLTPQQLQQIRYYQHMQQHQLQLLQQQLLQRRRLQQQLREQGVVLPKTTAAATTTTTAGLTCNQQYLMQQRLQQQQQQLQYVNNNNDNDYLNNNNNNRNKNNINYNRNNYNNNNHNNSNTQGLKLRRGMTEFSTNIDNHNISNINSSSHINNHNEHHYNTSLSKPLSKQNSPATHTPYKNKNHTPSQHPHLLLNLTQQQQQQLLPVGGVKQYNGNTAAYNTILASVSGPGSAPQSPLHYRKPLNSPNNSLFAAHATTAGKRYQQQQLNDRLLQQQHLQYCQQQQLQQLQQELKDDGERDASLASEAEELSEESLKQNVAIVLSNLDRYNSALRSIILNEQVSNISSVITHSNSNSLFLDDDCDYDELDNNNFVWNAGNQQHQQQQQQFGQQQQQGQKMAATNVATPESDYNSNATTPGGRSNEPVQQQQHGVGGMMLCGVNGGGGGILGSVSAVGGGGNVGGNNINCSLASSQDFTHDNSDYQWFLDYGYRDCCGGLQRSVLSSLYYDDLAMNLDANLAEADMESFRTEDIHSLLSQLPAYCKSLGGVNSRLQQSLIFQQQQQQQQQQQQQQQQQQSNMMCNMQQMSHNMSQTSTTSTNELIDNSFCKSELLFSPVKESHISVDSLDMDAYPDEGDIILTCNKDNYTIAFEGSVLYSDDSFYAEPCDIAARNKQNCINLHSNLDDIVKRNKALEVSMSRSAQSFQLLCQSPNRAPNKAQLQRRSFLLVSPARRYPSGNNNNDGTATETITLTRHMPQCSVRKSNSLPNLQRAIALSDRLQREREQQQQQLQSGSGEQDEDQSGPLNVSQAISTSTMESCTSRSRNLLPMCQMPISISVSISERLQQEQQQQSTDQSEQHKELVNAATPTPQQSQHQQHQHHHHHSHRHKHRCSCALSSSAASQAHISGSASSGNSNPAAFNLVKLFIKQKSSSSSTGAPDEAQACALTSMDVSSGCWPSSDAAGSSCSSSSLEKRLRKKSMNDSGKGSAVSRHEDDEHYDEAEAASTPKRQLRTRCDAVFYDDGASSSSTGSLTATNSPAHRRRSVPLRNPQLYQLAANTQTQTSTQCSQHSSEASNSEQLTQVPLGAKSRRPLSCASSSEMITRSMQTSCGSLSTTRSSLSERYKCVPPSFLAKLHNLGEQREAPIYVIYPNYALPDLGFVKTNTSTEVIFSPFNYKMTLENAGGISSSSGSLKKQRSSQSINEQEMFKTLDYKHIADWHSLATLLPVEYRRRLQHIPEVRQISGQLDAELSQRPLFCMSPPIRRNRSNVCDCAKNLQQQQTQQTMDEASSSGSSQPPSSGYRGSSTLLTDSEMDADPLKQMYVYQYEQQRMDSGAEMSPASRQSSQPHTPSHPMPRSILRKANSTQARSKRNSMIEAKQTQQLTKLEKRRSLQEPPYNYALGSTDELAEVFEEEEHAVQTQPPTKQRLSRKDLDARARAENFLASLPRSELKYYAEIASILESSGEQVQYDAAALKKEVSRVLSQQKKVSFNDVAAATESELQQQQHAKRFSTPPNSPNISIAALQRRETLDVQEQRKIETNRFKRLQIQWELMSKDSSMLKELASEHATKSGGSTPTSTNSTVSNSAQKSRIPRPVSYPAGRVSSAQDAASSGKCSTRSPSRIVQPKRYSLAGPPSANPTATTPTSAGRARTPISRAGSAATAPNTPKRQSVAQSSRPTSRVR; the protein is encoded by the exons atgttgttgcttcttttaGCGTTCATCATGAGATTCGTAGACATTTCCAAAGTGCAACGACGGCAACGTTGCCCGGCCTGCGCCACAGCTGGCGTTGATTGCTGCCCCCACATCGATGACAACGGCAACACAATGCCTTgctggcaacatgttgctgtcaccagcaacagcagcagcaccagcagcggCTGTGACAGCAGCAGTTCTTCCAAGGAGAACTATTATGcaccccaacaacaacaacagcagcaacaacaaaaacagcagcgacaacagcacaATAGCAACATGGGCCTAACACcgcagcaattgcagcagatACGTTACTATCAACacatgcagcagcatcaattgcagttgctgcaacaacagttgctgcagcGACGACGCCTACAACAGCAATTACGCGAACAGGGCGTCGTGTTGcccaaaacaacagcagcagcaacaacaacaacaactgcaggcTTGACTTGCAATCAACAGTATTTAATGCAACAACgcctgcagcaacaacaacagcagctacaatatgtcaacaacaataatgacaaTGATtatttgaacaacaacaataacaatcgcaacaaaaacaacattaattACAACAGaaacaattacaataacaacaaccacaacaacagcaacactcaAG GATTAAAACTTCGACGTGGCATGACAGAATTCTCAACAAATATCGATAAccacaacatcagcaacatcaacagtaGCAGCCACATCAACAACCATAACGAACATCACTACAATACATCGCTATCTAAACCGCTATCTAAACAAAACTCACCCGCAACTCATACGCCatataagaataaaaatcACACCCCATCACAGCATCCCCATCTGCTTTTAAACTTaacccaacagcaacagcaacaactgttgccAGTCGGTGGTGTTAAGCAATACAACGGCAACACGGCTGCATACAACACAATCTTGGCCAGCGTCAGCGGCCCCGGGTCGGCACCACAGTCCCCGCTGCACTATCGAAAGCCCCTCAATAGCCCCAACAATTCGCTGTTTGCTGCACATGCAACAACGGCTGGCAAACGctatcagcaacagcagctgaacgATCgcctgttgcagcagcaacacttgcaatattgccagcagcagcagctgcaacaactgcaacaggaGCTCAAGGATGATGGTGAGCGGGATGCCAGTTTAGCCTCCGAAGCCGAGGAACTGAGCGAAGAGAGCCTCAAACAGAATGTGGCCATTGTGCTGAGCAATTTGGATCGCTATAACAGCGCCCTGCGTAGCATTATATTAAACGAGCAGGtgagcaacatcagcagcgtGATCAcacacagcaatagcaacagttTGTTCCTTGACGACGATTGCGATTACGACGAGCTGGACAACAATAACTTTGTGTGGAACGCCGGcaatcagcaacatcaacaacagcaacagcaatttgggcagcagcaacaacaggggCAAAAAATGGCGGCAACAAATGTGGCAACACCCGAATCCGATTACAACAGCAATGCAACAACGCCTGGTGGCCGCAGCAATGAGCCtgtccagcagcagcagcatgggGTAGGTGGTATGATGCTTTGTGGTGTCaatggtggtggtggtggtatACTTGGTAGCGTCTCAgctgttggtggtggtggtaATGTTGGTGGCAACAATATTAATTGTTCGCTGGCCTCGTCGCAAGATTTTACTCACGACAATTCCGATTATCAGTGGTTCCTGGACTACGGTTACCGGGATTGTTGCGGCGGTCTACAGCGCAGCGTACTCAGCTCCCTTTACTACGATGATTTGGCCATGAATTTGGATGCCAATCTCGCCGAGGCGGACATGGAGAGTTTCCGGACTGAGGACATACATTCGCTGCTTTCACAATTGCCCGCTTATTGCAAGAGTCTGGGCGGTGTTAACAGTCGTCTGCAACAATCATTGATAttccaacaacagcagcagcaacaacaacagcagcagcagcaacaacagcagcaacagagcaacaTGATGTGCAACATGCAGCAGATGTCGCACAACATGTCGCAAAcctcaacaacatcaacaaatgAGCTCATCGACAACTCCTTCTGCAAATCGGAGTTGCTCTTCTCACCGGTCAAGGAGTCGCACATCTCAGTGGACTCTCTAGATATGGATGCGTATCCCGACGAGGGCGACATTATACTCACCTGCAACAAGGACAACTATACCATCGCATTCGAGGGCAGCGTTCTCTACTCCGACGACAGTTTCTACG CGGAACCATGCGACATTGCAGCGAGAAACAAACAGAACTGCATCAATCTGCACAGCAATCTGGATGACATTGTGAAGCGTAACAAGGCCCTGGAGGTATCCATGTCACGATCGGCACAATCCTTTCAGCTGCTCTGCCAGTCGCCCAATCGGGCCCCAAATAAAGCTCAGCTGCAACG ACGCTCGTTTCTCCTTGTCTCGCCCGCTCGCAGGTATCCGtcgggcaacaacaacaacgatggcaCAGCGACGGAAACAATCACACTCACACGCCACATGCCGCAATGCAGCGTAAGGAAGAGCAATAGCCTGCCGAATCTGCAGCGTGCGATTGCGTTGAGCGATCGTCTGCAGCGAGAgcgcgagcagcagcaacaacagctacagaGTGGGAGTGGCGAACAGGACGAGGATCAGTCGGGACCACTGAATGTGTCGCAGGCCATAAGCACATCGACCATGGAGTCGTGCACGTCGCGTTCCCGTAACCTATTGCCCATGTGCCAGATGCCCATTTCGATCAGTGTGTCCATATCAGAGCGCttgcaacaagagcagcagcagcagtcaacaGATCAGTCGGAGCAGCACAAAGAGCTGGTGAATGcagcgacgccaacgccaCAACAGtcgcagcatcagcaacaccaacatcatcatcatcattcgcATCGGCACAAGCATCGCTGCAGCTGCGCTTTGTCCTCGTCGGCTGCATCGCAAGCACACATCTCCGGCTCGGCGTCGTCGGGCAACTCCAATCCGGCCGCCTTCAATCTAGTCAAGCTATTCATTAAgcagaagagcagcagcagcagcaccggCGCCCCAGACGAGGCACAAGCCTGTGCTCTGACCAGCATGGACGTCTCCTCCGGTTGTTGGCCCTCCAGCGATGCCGCCGgctccagctgcagcagcagctccctGGAGAAGCGTTTGCGCAAGAAGAGCATGAATGACTCGGGCAAGGGTTCGGCGGTGAGTCGGCACGAGGACGATGAGCACTACGATGAGGCGGAGGCAGCGTCTACGCCGAAGCGTCAGTTGCGCACACGTTGCGATGCAGTGTTCTACGATGATGGCGCCAGTTCTAGTTCGACGGGATCATTGACGGCCACCAATTCGCCGGCCCATCGGAGACGCAGCGTGCCACTGCGGAATCCCCAACTGTATCAGCTGGCGGCCAACACACAGACGCAGACGTCAACGCAATGCAGCCAACATTCGTCGGAGGCCAGCAATTCGGAGCAGCTGACTCAGGTGCCACTCGGCGCCAAGTCACGACGTCCACTGTCGTGCGCCTCCAGCTCGGAGATGATAACCCGCTCGATGCAGACATCGTGCGGCTCGTTGAGCACCACACGCAGCAGTCTGAGTGAGCGATACAAGTGTGTGCCGCCCTCGTTTCTGGCAAAGCTGCACAACCTGGGCGAGCAGCGTGAGGCACCCATCTATGTCATCTATCCGAACTATGCGCTGCCCGATCTCGGCTTTGTGAAGACCAACACCAGCACCGAGGTTATCTTCTCGCCGTTCAACTATAAGATGACACTGGAGAATGCTGGCGGCATTTCCAGCTCGAGTGGTTCGCTGAAGAAGCAACGCAGCAGCCAGAGCATCAATGAGCAGGAAATGTTCAAGACATTAGACTACAAGCACATTGCGGACTGGCATTCTCTGGCTACGCTGCTGCCCGTGGAGTATCGCCGGCGATTGCAACACATTCCTGAGGTGCGACAGATATCCGGGCAACTGGATGCGGAGCTGTCGCAGCGACCACTCTTCTGTATGTCGCCGCCCATTCGCCGCAATCGGTCGAATGTATGCGATTGTGCCAAgaacttgcagcagcagcagacccAACAGACCATGGATGAGGCATCCAGTTCGGGTTCTAGTCAACCCCCCAGCTCCGGCTATCGTGGCTCGTCCACGCTGCTCACCGACTCCGAAATGGATGCCGATCCGCTCAAGCAAATGTACGTGTATCAGTATGAGCAACAGCGCATGGATTCGGGTGCAGAGATGAGCCCGGCCAGCCGACAGTCGAGTCAGCCGCACACTCCATCGCATCCCATGCCGCGCAGCATTCTACGCAAAGCGAACTCGACGCAGGCGCGATCCAAGCGTAACTCCATGATTGAGGCCAAGCAAACGCAGCAGCTGACCAAGCTGGAGAAGCGTCGCAGTCTACAGGAGCCGCCCTACAACTATGCGCTCGGCTCCACGGACGAGCTGGCCGAGGTCTTTGAAGAGGAGGAGCATGCGGTGCAGACACAGCCGCCAACGAAGCAGCGATTGTCGCGCAAGGATCTCGATGCGCGTGCCAGGGCTGAGAATTTCCTCGCTTCATTGCCGCGTTCCGAGCTCAAGTATTACGCGGAGATTGCGTCGATTCTAGAGTCTTCCGGTGAGCAGGTGCAATACGATGCGGCGGCACTCAAGAAGGAGGTCAGTCGTGTACTTAGCCAGCAGAAGAAGGTGTCATTTAACGACGTTGCAGCCGCAACCGAGTCggagctgcaacagcagcagcacgccAAACGCTTCTCAACGCCGCCCAATTCGCCGAACATTTCCATTGCGGCGCTGCAGCGACGCGAGACATTGGATGTGCAGGAGCAGCGCAAGATTGAGACGAATCGCTTCAAGCGGCTGCAGATCCAATGGGAGCTGATGAGCAAGGATTCCAGCATGCTCAAAGAGTTGGCCAGTGAGCATGCAACCAAAAGTGGTGGCTCCACGCCCACGTCAACCAACTCGACGGTTTCCAATTCAGCACAAAAGTCGCGCATACCACGCCCAGTTAGCTATCCAGCGGGAAG AGTCAGCAGCGCACAGGATGCAGCTAGCAGTGGCAAGTGCAGCACTCGATCGCCCAGTCGCATTGTGCAACCGAAACGTTATAGTCTCGCCGGCCCGCCATCAGCAAACCCAACAGCAACCACTCCCACATCTGCTGGTCGTGCACGCACACCAATAAGTCGAGCTGGATCCGCGGCGACCGCACCGAATACACCCAAAAGACAGAGTGTCGCCCAGTCATCCAG ACCGACTTCAAGAGTGCGTTAG